The following proteins are encoded in a genomic region of Channa argus isolate prfri chromosome 3, Channa argus male v1.0, whole genome shotgun sequence:
- the rasal3 gene encoding RAS protein activator like-3 isoform X1: MGTEEKDSEPAAQQPLKEQGSPEKENESPLEPPQGHTSEAADPLNTYKWHTGSKGTLTELKEDGEGAAASPTSTIDRIQKASTNKWNKMQNWRKALSEDPGDKNSSSGKGGEGAKPDKGAGGNRKNPFRRALSEPPGSLFAALSPSSNAASATNGASSSTAGEASGGCSTDPAQKGGGGALLKKYLRTVSQKLKRPKLQSRNSTPRLVPEVDEVDSAGVPTELPRLQWAPPQEVPLWDISNCILEDGQILISPEEEPTMWTRNRVSSCLSNFSMQNLVDIDSECSPDQVGLPGGPRPKNQDGGVKGLIKRRLENRAKRNSNTQLNQMALNKGSRHYGSRESVSIPVSAMGSLDLSADTSTVIRPVHSSILGEKYCFEVINSENTHCFGCSSAAERDRWIEDLRRAAQPNKDNIERTENSLSLWVNEAKDLPPKRRYYCELHLDGTLFARTTSRAVGKPSNRSSLAGDSSTGSSGGQGASGGVAGGCQLFWGEFFELDNLPCVSQITLHLFREEDPKKKRHSRDEISLHPLGSVAIPLADIRGRTYQEKWYPITPYKASGTAGSKELLGSQASLRIKARFQNLQVLPMEKYKEFAEYVTLDYVEMCKSLEPLLNVKEKEELAGALVHVLQSIGKAKEFLVDLGSAEVERLGEREALIFRENTLATKAIDEYMKLVGQKYLIDTLGDFITRLCASAENCEVDSRKCPASELSNNQKHLRETCEEVVQKITKLHGPFPEELNKTFSSWVELCEDQGRPEIGQRLISASLFLRFLCPAILSPSLFGLTQSYPEPNTLRTLTLTAKVIQNLANFTLFGEKEEYMLFMNDFLQEHWDGMTGFLHTVANQDTEIPMTSFDGYVDLPLRLAVLHGLLVDIICQKDQDTVNKLHPLPSILNQITESLGPEAPRIMINSQIDQAKPLYVPPRDLSKYSPHQSSMQQLPVDSKALRDGDIRSRRAIRERKPVARTQSAPHRRSGHPKHTLKRQTSSEALPTSDHEQETEPNQPLISSPNTSASIKRPPAPVPWIKISQNRESSELKTENEEFSLIDRHAQELSELRMGIEQVTERELDMAKRLEDFIVQSQDQNAMLQAEVNELRDLLAVKEEQLASATFRLGVIEEEREEDERKLSIAIAAAERMNVLEEQVAALLRELHQLSEDYNRGQNNIQHPEKPHINSN; encoded by the exons ATGGGCACTGAGGAGAAAGATTCAGAGCCTGCAGCTCAACAACCACTAAAGGAGCAAGGATCACCAGAGAAAGAAAACGAATCTCCTCTGGAGCCTCCTCAGGGACATACATCAGAGGCCGCGGATCCCCTCAACACATACAAGTGGCATACTGGCTCCAAAGGAACGCTCACTGAGTTGAAAGAAGATGGAGAGGGAGCAGCAGCTTCTCCCACATCCACGATCGATAGGATACAAAAGGCCTCCACCAACAAATGGAACAAGATGCAAAACTGGCGCAAGGCCCTTAGCGAGGACCCCGGAGATAAAAATTCATCCAGTGGAAAAGGTGGAGAGGGAGCCAAGCCAGATAAAGGAGCTGGAGGTAACAGAAAGAACCCCTTCAGAAGGGCCCTTTCCGAGCCCCCTGGGTCACTGTTTGCAGCTTTGTCCCCTTCCTCAAACGCAGCCAGCGCAACAAATGGAGCTTCATCCTCAACTGCTGGAGAGGCGTCAGGGGGCTGCTCCACAGACCCTGCTCAGAAAGGAGGTGGAGGGGCGCTGCTAAAGAAGTATCTGAGGACTGTGTCCCAGAAGCTCAAGAGGCCCAAGCTGCAGAGTCGGAACAGCACCCCAAGATTGGTGCCAG AAGTGGATGAGGTTGACTCAGCAGGTGTACCCACTGAACTCCCAAGACTACAATGGGCCCCTCCTCAGGAGGTCCCCTTGTGGGACATTAGCAACTGTATCCTTGAGGATGGACAAATCCTCATATCCCCAGAGGAAGAG cCAACAATGTGGACCCGAAACCGTGTCAGCAGCTGTCTGTCTAACTTCAGCATGCAGAACCTTGTAGATATTGATTcag AATGTAGCCCGGACCAGGTGGGTCTGCCAGGTGGTCCTCGACCAAAGAACCAAGATGGCGGTGTAAAG GGACTGATAAAGCGACGTCTTGAGAACAGGGCCAAGAGAAACAGCAACACACAACTAAACCAAATGGCCCTAAATAAAGGAAGCAG gcaCTATGGTTCCAGGGAGTCAGTGTCAATTCCAGTCAGTGCAATGGGCAGTCTAGATCTGAGTGCAGACACCAGCACGGTCATCAGGCCAGTCCACAGCTCCATTCTGGGAGAGAAGTACTGCTTTGAG GTGATAAACTCAGAGAACACCCACTGCTTTGGCTGCTCTTCAGCTGCTGAACGTGACCGCTGGATTGAAGACCTGAGAAGAGCTGCTCAGCCCAATAAG GATAACATTGAGCGCACAGAGAACTCCCTGAGTCTGTGGGTAAATGAGGCCAAGGATCTGCCACCCAAACGTCGTTATTACTGTGAACTTCACCTGGATGGGACCCTGTTTGCACGCACAACCAGCCGAGCTGTTGGCAAGCCATCTAACCGCTCCAGCCTGGCAGGTGACAGCTCTACTGGGTCTTCTGGAGGCCAAGGAGCCTCTGGCGGTGTGGCTGGAGGGTGTCAGCTATTCTGGGGTGAATTCTTTGAGCTAGACAACCTGCCCTGCGTCTCCCAAATTACCCTGCACCTCTTCCGTGAAGAGGACCCCAAGAAAAAGCGTCACTCCCGAGATGAGATCAGTCTACATCCGTTGGGCAGTGTGGCCATACCTTTAGCTGATATCCGAGGGAGGACTTACCAGGAGAAGTGGTATCCCATTACTCCATACAAGGCCTCAGGCACAGCAGGGAGCAAAGAACTCCTCGGGTCACAGGCTTCCCTACGCATCAAGGCTCGTTTCCAGAATCTGCAAGTGTTGCCAATGGAGAAATACAAAGAGTTTGCTGAGTATGTGACGCTGGATTATGTGGAAATGTGCAAAAGCCTGGAGCCACTCCTGAATGTGAAGGAGAAGGAAGAGCTGGCAGGAGCCCTGGTCCATGTGCTGCAGAGCATCGGCAAAGCCAAG GAGTTTCTCGTTGATTTGGGCAGTGCAGAGGTGGAACGTCTTGGAGAGAGGGAGGCACTGATCTTCAGAGAGAACACACTCGCCACTAAAGCCATAGATGAatacatgaagttagttggccAAAAGTACCTCATTGACACATTAG GAGACTTTATCACCCGACTTTGTGCCTCAGCGGAGAACTGCGAAGTTGACTCCCGTAAATGCCCTGCCTCTGAACTGTCAAACAACCAGAAACACTTGAGAGAGACCTGTGAGGAAGTGGTGCAAAAGATCACAAAGCTTCATGG ACCTTTTCCTGAAGAGCTAAACAAGACCTTCTCCAGCTGGGTTGAGCTGTGTGAAGACCAGGGAAGACCAGAAATTGGCCAGCGACTCATCTCTGCTTCCCTCTTCCTTCGCTTTCTATGTCCTGCTATACTCAGTCCTTCTCTTTTTGGTCTGACACAGTCATATCCAGAGCCAAACACCCTACGTACTCTCACCTTGACTGCTAAAGTCATCCAGAATCTGGCCAACTTCACTCT GTTTGGTGAAAAAGAGGAGTACATGCTCTTTATGAATGACTTCCTGCAAGAGCACTGGGATGGAATGACGGGTTTCCTGCACACAGTCGCTAATCAAGACACAGAAATCCCAATGACTTCCTTCGATGGCTATGTGGATCTGCCTTTGCGCTTGGCTGTGCTGCATGGTCTGCTGGTAGACATCATCTGTCAGAAGGACCAG GACACAGTTAACAAGCTGCACCCTCTCCCTTCGATTCTGAACCAGATAACAGAATCTCTGGGCCCCGAAGCACCTCGGATCATGATTAACAG CCAAATAGACCAAGCCAAGCCATTGTATGTTCCTCCTAGAGATTTGAGCAAGTACAGCCCCCACCAGTCATCCATGCAGCAGCTTCCTGTGGATTCCAAAGCCCTACGAGATGG AGATATCAGGAGTCGGAGGGCTATAAGAGAGAGGAAGCCAGTCGCCAGAACTCAAAGTGCTCCGCACAGACGTTCTGGACATCCAAAACATACCTTGAAGAGGCAAACAAGTTCTGAAGCTCTGCCAACATCCGACCATGAACAAGAGACGGAGCCAAACCAACCACTTATCTCATCACCAAATACA aGTGCCAGTATCAAACGTCCACCTGCACCAGTCCCCTGGATCAAGATCAGCCAAAACAGAGAGTCAAGTGAACTAAAGACTGAGAATGAGGAGTTCAGTTTAATAGACAGG CATGCCCAAGAGCTGTCAGAACTACGTATGGGGATAGAGCAGGTAACGGAGCGTGAGCTGGACATGGCAAAGCGCTTAGAGGACTTCATTGTCCAAAGCCAGGACCAGAATGCAATGCTGCAGGCCGAGGTGAACGAGCTCCGGGACCTGCTAGCTGTGAAAGAGGAGCAGCTCGCCAGTGCCACCTTCAG GTTAGGTGTTATTGAGGAAGAGCGGGAAGAGGACGAGAGGAAGCTGAGTATTGCCATTGCAGCAGCTGAGCGAATGAATGTTCTG GAAGAGCAGGTTGCAGCCTTGCTGAGGGAGCTTCACCAGCTCAGTGAGGACTACAACAGGGGCCAAAACAATATACAGCATCCTGAAAAACCACACATCAATAGCAACTGA
- the rasal3 gene encoding ras/Rap GTPase-activating protein SynGAP isoform X2 yields MMGLRRWLLCGGGLECSPDQVGLPGGPRPKNQDGGVKGLIKRRLENRAKRNSNTQLNQMALNKGSRHYGSRESVSIPVSAMGSLDLSADTSTVIRPVHSSILGEKYCFEVINSENTHCFGCSSAAERDRWIEDLRRAAQPNKDNIERTENSLSLWVNEAKDLPPKRRYYCELHLDGTLFARTTSRAVGKPSNRSSLAGDSSTGSSGGQGASGGVAGGCQLFWGEFFELDNLPCVSQITLHLFREEDPKKKRHSRDEISLHPLGSVAIPLADIRGRTYQEKWYPITPYKASGTAGSKELLGSQASLRIKARFQNLQVLPMEKYKEFAEYVTLDYVEMCKSLEPLLNVKEKEELAGALVHVLQSIGKAKEFLVDLGSAEVERLGEREALIFRENTLATKAIDEYMKLVGQKYLIDTLGDFITRLCASAENCEVDSRKCPASELSNNQKHLRETCEEVVQKITKLHGPFPEELNKTFSSWVELCEDQGRPEIGQRLISASLFLRFLCPAILSPSLFGLTQSYPEPNTLRTLTLTAKVIQNLANFTLFGEKEEYMLFMNDFLQEHWDGMTGFLHTVANQDTEIPMTSFDGYVDLPLRLAVLHGLLVDIICQKDQDTVNKLHPLPSILNQITESLGPEAPRIMINSQIDQAKPLYVPPRDLSKYSPHQSSMQQLPVDSKALRDGDIRSRRAIRERKPVARTQSAPHRRSGHPKHTLKRQTSSEALPTSDHEQETEPNQPLISSPNTSASIKRPPAPVPWIKISQNRESSELKTENEEFSLIDRHAQELSELRMGIEQVTERELDMAKRLEDFIVQSQDQNAMLQAEVNELRDLLAVKEEQLASATFRLGVIEEEREEDERKLSIAIAAAERMNVLEEQVAALLRELHQLSEDYNRGQNNIQHPEKPHINSN; encoded by the exons ATGATGGGATTAAGACGCTGGCTGCTTTGTGGTGGGGGTTTGG AATGTAGCCCGGACCAGGTGGGTCTGCCAGGTGGTCCTCGACCAAAGAACCAAGATGGCGGTGTAAAG GGACTGATAAAGCGACGTCTTGAGAACAGGGCCAAGAGAAACAGCAACACACAACTAAACCAAATGGCCCTAAATAAAGGAAGCAG gcaCTATGGTTCCAGGGAGTCAGTGTCAATTCCAGTCAGTGCAATGGGCAGTCTAGATCTGAGTGCAGACACCAGCACGGTCATCAGGCCAGTCCACAGCTCCATTCTGGGAGAGAAGTACTGCTTTGAG GTGATAAACTCAGAGAACACCCACTGCTTTGGCTGCTCTTCAGCTGCTGAACGTGACCGCTGGATTGAAGACCTGAGAAGAGCTGCTCAGCCCAATAAG GATAACATTGAGCGCACAGAGAACTCCCTGAGTCTGTGGGTAAATGAGGCCAAGGATCTGCCACCCAAACGTCGTTATTACTGTGAACTTCACCTGGATGGGACCCTGTTTGCACGCACAACCAGCCGAGCTGTTGGCAAGCCATCTAACCGCTCCAGCCTGGCAGGTGACAGCTCTACTGGGTCTTCTGGAGGCCAAGGAGCCTCTGGCGGTGTGGCTGGAGGGTGTCAGCTATTCTGGGGTGAATTCTTTGAGCTAGACAACCTGCCCTGCGTCTCCCAAATTACCCTGCACCTCTTCCGTGAAGAGGACCCCAAGAAAAAGCGTCACTCCCGAGATGAGATCAGTCTACATCCGTTGGGCAGTGTGGCCATACCTTTAGCTGATATCCGAGGGAGGACTTACCAGGAGAAGTGGTATCCCATTACTCCATACAAGGCCTCAGGCACAGCAGGGAGCAAAGAACTCCTCGGGTCACAGGCTTCCCTACGCATCAAGGCTCGTTTCCAGAATCTGCAAGTGTTGCCAATGGAGAAATACAAAGAGTTTGCTGAGTATGTGACGCTGGATTATGTGGAAATGTGCAAAAGCCTGGAGCCACTCCTGAATGTGAAGGAGAAGGAAGAGCTGGCAGGAGCCCTGGTCCATGTGCTGCAGAGCATCGGCAAAGCCAAG GAGTTTCTCGTTGATTTGGGCAGTGCAGAGGTGGAACGTCTTGGAGAGAGGGAGGCACTGATCTTCAGAGAGAACACACTCGCCACTAAAGCCATAGATGAatacatgaagttagttggccAAAAGTACCTCATTGACACATTAG GAGACTTTATCACCCGACTTTGTGCCTCAGCGGAGAACTGCGAAGTTGACTCCCGTAAATGCCCTGCCTCTGAACTGTCAAACAACCAGAAACACTTGAGAGAGACCTGTGAGGAAGTGGTGCAAAAGATCACAAAGCTTCATGG ACCTTTTCCTGAAGAGCTAAACAAGACCTTCTCCAGCTGGGTTGAGCTGTGTGAAGACCAGGGAAGACCAGAAATTGGCCAGCGACTCATCTCTGCTTCCCTCTTCCTTCGCTTTCTATGTCCTGCTATACTCAGTCCTTCTCTTTTTGGTCTGACACAGTCATATCCAGAGCCAAACACCCTACGTACTCTCACCTTGACTGCTAAAGTCATCCAGAATCTGGCCAACTTCACTCT GTTTGGTGAAAAAGAGGAGTACATGCTCTTTATGAATGACTTCCTGCAAGAGCACTGGGATGGAATGACGGGTTTCCTGCACACAGTCGCTAATCAAGACACAGAAATCCCAATGACTTCCTTCGATGGCTATGTGGATCTGCCTTTGCGCTTGGCTGTGCTGCATGGTCTGCTGGTAGACATCATCTGTCAGAAGGACCAG GACACAGTTAACAAGCTGCACCCTCTCCCTTCGATTCTGAACCAGATAACAGAATCTCTGGGCCCCGAAGCACCTCGGATCATGATTAACAG CCAAATAGACCAAGCCAAGCCATTGTATGTTCCTCCTAGAGATTTGAGCAAGTACAGCCCCCACCAGTCATCCATGCAGCAGCTTCCTGTGGATTCCAAAGCCCTACGAGATGG AGATATCAGGAGTCGGAGGGCTATAAGAGAGAGGAAGCCAGTCGCCAGAACTCAAAGTGCTCCGCACAGACGTTCTGGACATCCAAAACATACCTTGAAGAGGCAAACAAGTTCTGAAGCTCTGCCAACATCCGACCATGAACAAGAGACGGAGCCAAACCAACCACTTATCTCATCACCAAATACA aGTGCCAGTATCAAACGTCCACCTGCACCAGTCCCCTGGATCAAGATCAGCCAAAACAGAGAGTCAAGTGAACTAAAGACTGAGAATGAGGAGTTCAGTTTAATAGACAGG CATGCCCAAGAGCTGTCAGAACTACGTATGGGGATAGAGCAGGTAACGGAGCGTGAGCTGGACATGGCAAAGCGCTTAGAGGACTTCATTGTCCAAAGCCAGGACCAGAATGCAATGCTGCAGGCCGAGGTGAACGAGCTCCGGGACCTGCTAGCTGTGAAAGAGGAGCAGCTCGCCAGTGCCACCTTCAG GTTAGGTGTTATTGAGGAAGAGCGGGAAGAGGACGAGAGGAAGCTGAGTATTGCCATTGCAGCAGCTGAGCGAATGAATGTTCTG GAAGAGCAGGTTGCAGCCTTGCTGAGGGAGCTTCACCAGCTCAGTGAGGACTACAACAGGGGCCAAAACAATATACAGCATCCTGAAAAACCACACATCAATAGCAACTGA